In a genomic window of Macaca nemestrina isolate mMacNem1 chromosome 18, mMacNem.hap1, whole genome shotgun sequence:
- the LOC139359951 gene encoding LOW QUALITY PROTEIN: parathymosin (The sequence of the model RefSeq protein was modified relative to this genomic sequence to represent the inferred CDS: substituted 2 bases at 2 genomic stop codons) translates to MLEKSVEAVAELGTKDMKEKVEEKASQKEXKKEVVEEEENGPKEEDDDDEGPELKRAAEEEDEPDPXQQKTEWGIGMSPCHNRLGMGGLSGSGGWVGADKSSHSSPGSLLWALHQSPHPLLSTQLSHFHLSRH, encoded by the coding sequence ATGTTGGAGAAAAGTGTGGAGGCAGTGGCTGAATTGGGCACCAAGGACATGAAGGAGAAGGTGGAGGAGAAGGCGAGCCAGAAAGAGTGAAAGAAGGaagtggtggaggaggaggagaacggGCCCAAagaggaagatgatgatgatgaagggcCCGAGCTTAAGAGAGCTGCTGAAGAAGAGGATGAACCGGATCCATAGCAGCAGAAGACAGAATGGGGCATTGGCATGAGCCCCTGCCACAACAGGCTGGGGATGGGAGGCCTCTCTGGGTCTGGAGGTTGGGTGGGAGCAGACAAGTCCAGCCACTCTTCACCTGGCTCCCTGCTCTGGGCCCTGCACCAGAGCCCCCACCCTCTTCTTTCTACCCAGCTTTCTCATTTCCACCTCTCCAGACACTGA